Proteins from a single region of Diaphorobacter limosus:
- a CDS encoding AraC family transcriptional regulator, with protein sequence MTLQATVSMGWVGTVLAAAERQGVARGALLAQAGIAPEELTAERWPIDHITRLWRAAVHCTQDAGFGLKAGAGVGPASFNVVSYLLQSAPTLRAALALVQKYQRLISDGGRFQTITGPEACWVVYHPRQGALAFSPHQIESVLAAVVVFARWVTGSALRPQRVQLSQARIGPLAGYREVFQCPVDFEQAFSGVLLANAQLDAPLPQANAQLAQAHQQQAAARLAALSRQDGLEQTLRMWIASQLQGQAPARAQAARALGLSERTLARRMRAEGLSYSALLDGVRRDAALQAVAQTTRALSDIALALGYAEPSVFTRAFRRWTGATPGQWRGRGAADMRAQPPAA encoded by the coding sequence TTGACTTTGCAGGCCACCGTATCCATGGGCTGGGTGGGCACCGTGCTGGCCGCTGCCGAGCGGCAGGGCGTGGCGCGCGGCGCGCTGCTGGCCCAGGCCGGCATTGCGCCCGAAGAACTGACGGCCGAGCGCTGGCCCATCGATCACATCACGCGGCTGTGGCGCGCCGCGGTGCACTGCACGCAGGATGCGGGCTTTGGCCTGAAGGCCGGCGCCGGCGTGGGGCCGGCCAGCTTCAACGTGGTGAGCTACCTGCTGCAGTCCGCGCCCACGCTGCGCGCGGCGCTGGCGCTGGTGCAGAAGTACCAGCGCCTGATCAGCGACGGCGGGCGCTTTCAGACCATCACCGGCCCCGAAGCCTGCTGGGTGGTCTATCACCCCCGCCAGGGCGCGCTGGCCTTCAGCCCGCACCAGATCGAGTCCGTGCTGGCGGCCGTGGTGGTGTTTGCGCGCTGGGTCACCGGCAGCGCACTGCGGCCCCAGCGCGTGCAACTGAGCCAGGCGCGCATCGGCCCGCTGGCCGGCTACCGCGAGGTGTTCCAGTGCCCGGTGGACTTCGAGCAGGCCTTCAGCGGCGTGCTGCTGGCCAACGCCCAGCTCGATGCGCCCCTGCCCCAGGCCAATGCCCAGCTGGCGCAAGCGCACCAGCAGCAGGCGGCCGCGCGCCTGGCGGCCCTGTCCCGGCAGGACGGGCTGGAGCAGACGCTGCGCATGTGGATCGCCAGCCAGCTGCAGGGGCAGGCGCCGGCGCGGGCGCAGGCGGCGCGCGCCCTGGGCCTGTCCGAGCGCACCCTGGCGCGGCGCATGCGGGCCGAAGGCCTGAGCTACTCCGCGCTGCTGGACGGCGTGCGGCGCGACGCCGCCCTGCAGGCGGTGGCGCAGACCACGCGCGCGCTGTCCGACATTGCGCTGGCCCTGGGCTATGCCGAACCCAGCGTGTTCACCCGCGCCTTCAGGCGCTGGACCGGTGCCACGCCCG
- a CDS encoding FAD-dependent oxidoreductase yields the protein MTALQADLVVVGGGLAGIVTALEALRAGRSVALVDRDSPERFGGLALWAFGGMALVGTRLQAKKNIPDSPARALADWQRFGELDPNGRWPQAWARYYVEHSATEVYDWLLQEGVKFMPAVNLVERGRNGEGNSVARYHLLWGTSRCMTLRLIEQLRAAGSGGKLTLLHRHRVTQLEHTAGRVSGALAIDEATGAEVHLRAPAVVLAMGGINGSHEEARRNWPSDRPQPKTMLNGAHPFADGRLHHLAADQLGAQITHAGEMWNYAAGFPHPFPHFPGHGLSTIPCKSALWLNHRGERIGPEPLVTGFDTHWLCQRVASQEKPWTWHLLNWRIAAKEFAISGAEHNQRIRDRQLLAFLKETLLGNHRLVRQMQQQSPHFLVADSLAELTAKMNALTASHDIAPAQLQATADAFDANFAPGAKPEDDAQIRRILHARQWGPDRLRTCKPAPLQMRGAGPFIAIQMQLITRKSLGGLQTDLHSRVLDAAEQAIPGLYCVGEAAGFGGGGASGKRSLEGTFLPGCILTAKAAANHIKNGL from the coding sequence ATGACAGCATTGCAGGCAGACCTGGTGGTCGTGGGCGGCGGCCTGGCCGGCATCGTCACCGCGCTGGAGGCGCTGCGCGCCGGGCGCAGCGTGGCTCTGGTCGATCGCGACAGCCCCGAGCGTTTCGGCGGCCTGGCCCTGTGGGCCTTTGGCGGCATGGCGCTGGTGGGCACCCGGCTGCAAGCCAAAAAAAACATCCCCGACAGCCCCGCGCGGGCGCTGGCCGATTGGCAGCGTTTTGGTGAGCTCGACCCCAACGGCCGCTGGCCGCAGGCCTGGGCGCGTTACTACGTCGAGCATTCGGCCACAGAGGTTTACGACTGGCTGCTGCAAGAGGGCGTGAAGTTCATGCCCGCCGTGAATCTGGTCGAGCGCGGCAGGAACGGCGAGGGCAACAGCGTGGCGCGCTACCACCTGCTGTGGGGCACTTCGCGCTGCATGACGCTGCGCCTGATTGAGCAACTGCGTGCGGCGGGCAGCGGCGGCAAGCTGACGCTGCTGCACCGCCACCGCGTGACGCAGCTCGAACACACCGCTGGGCGGGTCAGCGGCGCGCTGGCCATCGACGAGGCCACGGGTGCCGAGGTGCACTTGCGCGCGCCAGCCGTCGTGCTGGCCATGGGCGGCATCAACGGCAGCCATGAGGAGGCGCGGCGCAACTGGCCCAGCGACCGGCCGCAGCCCAAAACCATGCTCAACGGCGCGCATCCCTTTGCCGACGGCCGGCTGCACCACCTGGCCGCCGACCAGCTGGGAGCACAAATCACCCACGCTGGCGAGATGTGGAACTACGCGGCGGGCTTTCCGCACCCGTTCCCGCACTTCCCCGGCCATGGGCTGTCCACCATTCCGTGCAAATCGGCCCTGTGGCTGAACCACCGGGGCGAGCGCATCGGTCCCGAGCCCCTGGTCACCGGCTTTGACACGCATTGGCTGTGCCAGCGCGTGGCAAGCCAAGAGAAGCCCTGGACCTGGCACCTGCTCAACTGGCGTATCGCGGCCAAGGAGTTCGCCATCTCCGGCGCCGAGCACAACCAGCGCATCCGCGACCGGCAGCTCCTGGCCTTCCTCAAGGAAACGCTGCTGGGCAACCATCGGCTGGTGCGCCAGATGCAGCAGCAAAGCCCGCATTTCCTGGTAGCCGACAGCCTGGCCGAGCTGACCGCGAAGATGAACGCGCTCACCGCCTCGCACGACATAGCCCCCGCGCAGCTACAAGCCACGGCCGACGCTTTTGATGCGAACTTTGCGCCCGGCGCCAAGCCCGAGGACGACGCGCAAATCCGCCGCATCCTGCATGCGCGCCAGTGGGGGCCGGACAGGCTGCGCACCTGCAAACCCGCGCCGCTGCAGATGAGAGGTGCGGGCCCGTTCATCGCCATCCAGATGCAGCTCATCACGCGCAAAAGCCTGGGCGGCCTGCAGACCGATTTGCACAGCCGCGTGCTGGATGCGGCAGAACAAGCCATCCCCGGCCTGTACTGCGTGGGCGAGGCGGCGGGCTTTGGCGGCGGCGGCGCCAGCGGAAAGCGGTCGCTGGAGGGCACCTTCCTGCCCGGCTGCATCCTCACGGCGAAGGCTGCGGCAAATCATATAAAAAATGGACTCTAG
- a CDS encoding GMC family oxidoreductase has translation MEFDYIVIGAGSAGSVVASRLSEDPAVTVCLLEAGGPDSSVLTRAPLGFVAEAQLKKNSVHYTTVPQPGLNGRQGFQPRGQVLGGSSAINAMIYCRGHRSDYDRWAAEGNPGWDYASVLPYFKRAEDSECFGATDYHGQGGPLGVAYLRSPFPTSQAFLRACAAQGLAQTPDYNGAQQEGCWPAQVTQRGGERCSAARAYLTPHLGRSNLTVLTHAQCLRLQWQGRRAEGVHIVRGGQQSLVRARREIVLSGGAYGSPQLLMCSGVGPADQLQAQGIAVVQALTGVGQNLQDHITASLNWKGLRSDAGFGVCPSGAMALLRGMREWQAQRTGCITSNVAEAGAFFRTEAGLHASDIELEFVAAIVEDHSRKLHWGHGFGLHVTLTRPQSRGEVRLASSDARQSLLIDPRYFSHPDDMPRLVKGVQKSLAIMNDAALAPWRGKMLSPISADDPAGIERELRRSADTEYHPVGTCRMGPADNPAAVVGPDLRVHGCTGLRVADASVMPNITTGNTNAPSIMIGEKCADLLRAAARAPARSSAGSFG, from the coding sequence ATGGAGTTTGACTACATCGTTATCGGCGCCGGCTCGGCCGGCTCGGTGGTGGCCAGCCGCCTGAGCGAAGACCCCGCCGTCACGGTCTGCCTGCTGGAGGCCGGTGGGCCGGACAGCAGCGTCCTCACGCGCGCGCCACTGGGCTTTGTGGCCGAGGCTCAGCTCAAGAAGAACTCAGTGCACTACACCACCGTGCCGCAGCCGGGGCTGAACGGGCGCCAGGGCTTTCAGCCGCGCGGGCAGGTGCTGGGCGGCAGCAGCGCCATCAACGCCATGATCTACTGCCGCGGCCACCGCAGCGACTACGACCGCTGGGCGGCCGAGGGCAACCCCGGCTGGGACTACGCCAGCGTGCTGCCCTATTTCAAGCGCGCCGAAGACAGCGAATGCTTTGGCGCCACCGACTACCACGGCCAGGGCGGGCCGCTGGGCGTGGCCTATTTGCGCAGCCCTTTTCCCACCTCGCAGGCGTTCCTGCGCGCCTGCGCGGCGCAGGGCCTGGCGCAGACGCCCGACTACAACGGCGCGCAGCAAGAGGGCTGCTGGCCGGCCCAGGTCACGCAGCGCGGCGGCGAGCGCTGCAGCGCCGCGCGCGCCTACCTCACGCCGCACCTGGGACGCAGCAACCTCACCGTGCTCACCCATGCCCAGTGCCTGCGCCTGCAGTGGCAGGGCCGGCGCGCCGAGGGTGTGCACATCGTGCGCGGCGGCCAGCAAAGCCTGGTGCGCGCGCGCCGCGAGATCGTGCTGTCGGGCGGCGCCTACGGCTCGCCCCAGCTGCTGATGTGCTCGGGCGTGGGCCCGGCCGATCAGCTGCAGGCGCAGGGCATTGCCGTGGTGCAGGCGCTGACCGGCGTGGGGCAGAACCTGCAGGACCACATCACCGCATCGCTGAACTGGAAGGGCCTGCGCAGCGACGCCGGCTTTGGCGTCTGCCCCTCGGGCGCCATGGCGCTGCTGCGCGGCATGCGCGAGTGGCAGGCGCAGCGCACCGGCTGCATCACCAGCAACGTGGCCGAGGCCGGGGCCTTCTTTCGCACCGAAGCCGGTTTGCACGCCAGCGACATCGAGCTGGAGTTCGTCGCCGCCATCGTCGAGGACCACAGCCGCAAGCTGCACTGGGGCCACGGCTTTGGCCTGCATGTCACGCTGACGCGGCCGCAAAGCCGGGGCGAGGTGCGCCTGGCCAGCAGCGACGCGCGCCAGAGCCTGCTGATCGACCCGCGCTACTTCAGCCACCCGGACGACATGCCGCGCCTGGTCAAGGGCGTGCAGAAGTCGCTGGCCATCATGAACGACGCGGCGCTGGCACCCTGGCGCGGCAAGATGCTCTCTCCCATCAGCGCCGACGACCCCGCCGGCATAGAGCGCGAGCTGCGGCGCAGTGCCGACACCGAATACCACCCCGTGGGCACCTGCCGCATGGGGCCGGCCGACAACCCCGCCGCCGTGGTCGGGCCGGATCTGCGCGTGCACGGCTGCACCGGGCTGCGTGTGGCCGACGCCTCCGTCATGCCGAACATCACCACCGGCAACACCAACGCGCCAAGCATCATGATCGGCGAGAAATGCGCCGACCTGCTGCGCGCCGCCGCCCGCGCTCCCGCCCGCTCTTCCGCCGGTTCCTTCGGGTAA
- a CDS encoding coniferyl aldehyde dehydrogenase — MHNDAQHLSPLPQRPNVPNVPTHIPQPLRDCFAAQHAAFQKQRCPSLAERRADLRALHRLLVDHREALVDAVNRDYGCRSRFETLMTELLQAQEGLLDAIKRLPRWMRREKRPLDISQYPLARAWVQPQALGVVGVVVPWNFPIAMAVQPMIGALAAGNRVMVKMSENSAQLARLLQEVLPRYFAADKVSVFADRGEDGSSIGPLFTQLPFNHLFFTGSPQTGRAVMANCAPNLTPVTLELGGKSPAIVAPDYPLDKAAERILWVKMLNAGQICTNVDYLFVPAGQEQAFIQQAQRVVQERYPDLCNGDYTAIIDQRQYDRLQAMLQDAIAQGAQAVPLAPGKSGDAARRIMPPVALLNVHDGMQVMQREIFGPILPILGYQNRDEVTQYINDRPHPLALYLFSHERPLQQHYLTQTLSGGVTLNDTLLHVGQHHLPFGGVGNSGMGHYHGYEGFLTFSKLRPVFQQGPLRTVNFLQPPYAGLASKMLNIMLWRNR, encoded by the coding sequence ATGCACAACGACGCCCAGCACCTGTCCCCGCTGCCTCAACGGCCCAACGTGCCCAACGTGCCCACCCACATCCCCCAGCCCCTGCGCGACTGCTTCGCCGCGCAGCACGCCGCCTTTCAAAAGCAGCGCTGCCCCAGCCTGGCCGAACGCCGTGCCGACCTGCGCGCCCTGCACCGCCTGCTGGTGGACCACCGCGAGGCCCTGGTCGACGCTGTGAACCGCGACTACGGCTGCAGGAGCCGTTTCGAGACCCTGATGACCGAGCTGCTGCAGGCGCAGGAAGGGCTGCTGGACGCCATCAAGCGCCTGCCGCGCTGGATGCGGCGCGAAAAGCGCCCGCTCGACATCAGCCAGTACCCGCTGGCCAGGGCCTGGGTGCAGCCCCAGGCGCTGGGCGTGGTGGGCGTCGTCGTGCCCTGGAACTTCCCCATCGCCATGGCCGTGCAGCCCATGATTGGCGCGCTGGCGGCGGGCAACCGGGTGATGGTGAAGATGTCGGAAAACTCGGCACAACTCGCGCGCCTGCTGCAAGAGGTGTTGCCGCGCTACTTTGCGGCCGACAAGGTCAGCGTCTTTGCCGATCGTGGCGAAGACGGCAGCAGCATAGGCCCGCTGTTCACCCAGCTGCCGTTCAACCACCTGTTCTTCACCGGCTCGCCGCAGACCGGCCGCGCCGTGATGGCCAACTGCGCGCCCAACCTCACGCCCGTCACGCTGGAGCTGGGCGGCAAGTCGCCCGCCATCGTCGCGCCCGACTACCCGCTCGATAAGGCGGCCGAGCGCATCCTGTGGGTCAAGATGCTCAACGCCGGGCAGATTTGCACCAATGTGGACTACCTGTTCGTGCCCGCAGGCCAGGAGCAGGCCTTCATCCAACAGGCACAGCGCGTCGTGCAAGAGCGCTACCCCGACCTGTGCAATGGCGACTACACCGCCATCATCGACCAGCGCCAGTACGACCGGCTGCAGGCCATGCTGCAAGATGCCATCGCCCAGGGCGCGCAGGCCGTACCGCTGGCGCCGGGGAAGAGCGGCGACGCGGCCCGGCGCATCATGCCGCCGGTGGCGCTCTTGAACGTGCACGACGGCATGCAGGTCATGCAGCGCGAGATCTTCGGCCCGATCCTGCCCATCCTCGGCTACCAAAACCGGGACGAGGTCACGCAGTACATCAACGACAGGCCGCACCCGCTGGCGCTCTACCTGTTCAGCCACGAACGCCCGCTGCAGCAGCATTACCTGACGCAAACGCTGTCGGGCGGCGTCACGCTCAACGACACCTTGCTGCACGTGGGCCAGCACCACCTGCCGTTTGGCGGCGTGGGCAACAGCGGCATGGGCCACTACCACGGGTACGAGGGGTTCCTGACCTTCTCCAAGCTGCGCCCGGTGTTCCAACAGGGGCCGCTGCGCACCGTCAACTTCCTGCAGCCGCCCTATGCCGGCCTGGCCAGCAAGATGCTGAACATCATGCTGTGGCGTAACCGTTAA
- a CDS encoding acetolactate synthase large subunit, producing MNGAQALMKTLADAGIAVCFTNPGTSEMHFVAALDSEPRMRAVLALFEGVATGAADGYARMADKPAATLLHLGCGLGNGLANLHNARKGKVPVVNIVGDHATTHTQYDAQLQSDIETVARNVSPGFVRTSASTEALCQDAVDAVQAARGLPGQVATLILPADVSWGEGAQPCAPPAVPAAPAADDASVQAIAQLLRSGKKTALLLGGQALRKPGLLAAARIAAQAGVPLLAEVFPTRLTRGAGLPAVERIAYLAEMAGVQLADLEHLILVDAKAPVSFFAYPGKKSDLVPDGCSVHTLAAPEQDALASLEKLCAALGAQQAQPRLQAPLRPGRPTGRLTAPKVCKAVGHLLPEGAILIDEAITSGLMLGAMTAGCPRHDLITLTGGAIGQGLPNAVGAAIACPDRPVIALIGDGTAMYTIQALWSMAREQLHVVSIIFNNASYSVLNVELERVGAGEGGAKARAQLDLAGPRLNFAQLAQGMGVHAVRASTAEDFTQALEYALATPGPHLIEALVPESLSGAKRKLLPWLLKSLPSLPRPVARALKQKIAP from the coding sequence ATGAACGGCGCACAAGCATTGATGAAGACCCTGGCCGACGCCGGCATAGCGGTCTGCTTCACCAACCCCGGCACGTCGGAGATGCACTTCGTCGCCGCCCTGGACAGCGAGCCACGCATGCGCGCCGTACTGGCCTTGTTCGAGGGCGTGGCCACGGGCGCGGCCGACGGTTACGCGCGCATGGCGGATAAGCCCGCCGCCACGCTCTTGCACCTGGGTTGCGGCCTGGGCAACGGCCTGGCCAATCTGCACAACGCACGCAAGGGCAAGGTGCCGGTGGTCAACATCGTCGGTGACCACGCCACCACGCATACCCAGTACGACGCGCAGCTGCAGTCCGACATAGAAACCGTGGCCAGGAACGTCTCGCCCGGCTTTGTGCGCACCAGCGCCAGCACCGAGGCGCTGTGCCAGGACGCGGTGGACGCCGTGCAGGCCGCGCGCGGCCTGCCGGGCCAGGTGGCCACGCTGATCCTGCCGGCCGATGTCTCCTGGGGCGAAGGCGCCCAGCCCTGCGCCCCGCCCGCCGTGCCTGCGGCGCCCGCTGCCGACGATGCCAGCGTGCAGGCCATCGCCCAGTTGCTGCGATCCGGCAAGAAGACCGCCCTGCTGCTGGGCGGCCAGGCGCTGCGCAAACCCGGCCTGCTGGCCGCCGCGCGCATCGCCGCGCAGGCCGGCGTGCCGCTGCTGGCCGAGGTCTTCCCCACGCGCCTGACGCGCGGCGCCGGCCTGCCGGCGGTGGAACGCATCGCCTACCTGGCCGAAATGGCCGGCGTGCAGCTGGCCGACCTGGAGCACCTGATCCTGGTCGATGCCAAGGCGCCCGTGTCCTTCTTTGCCTACCCCGGCAAAAAGAGCGATCTGGTGCCGGACGGCTGCAGCGTGCACACCCTGGCCGCGCCCGAGCAGGACGCGCTGGCCAGCCTGGAAAAGCTCTGCGCTGCCCTGGGCGCGCAGCAGGCCCAGCCACGGCTGCAGGCGCCGCTGCGCCCCGGCCGCCCCACAGGCCGGCTGACGGCGCCCAAGGTCTGCAAGGCCGTGGGCCACCTGCTGCCCGAGGGCGCCATCCTCATCGACGAGGCCATCACCAGCGGCCTGATGCTGGGCGCCATGACGGCCGGCTGCCCGCGCCACGACCTGATCACCCTGACCGGCGGCGCCATCGGCCAGGGCCTGCCCAATGCCGTGGGTGCGGCCATTGCCTGCCCGGATCGCCCGGTGATCGCGCTGATCGGCGACGGCACGGCCATGTACACCATCCAGGCGCTGTGGAGCATGGCGCGGGAGCAGCTGCATGTGGTCAGCATCATCTTCAACAACGCCAGCTACTCGGTGCTGAACGTGGAGCTGGAACGCGTGGGCGCGGGCGAAGGCGGCGCCAAGGCGCGCGCCCAGCTCGACCTGGCCGGGCCGCGCCTGAACTTCGCCCAGCTCGCCCAGGGCATGGGCGTGCACGCCGTGCGCGCCAGCACGGCCGAGGACTTCACCCAGGCGCTGGAATACGCCCTGGCCACGCCCGGCCCGCACCTGATCGAGGCGCTGGTGCCCGAGTCGCTCAGCGGCGCCAAGCGCAAGCTGCTGCCCTGGCTGCTCAAGTCGCTGCCCAGCCTGCCGCGGCCGGTGGCGCGGGCGCTGAAGCAAAAGATAGCACCGTAG